The Sphingomonas sp. NBWT7 nucleotide sequence TCGCGGATCAGTTCGCGGTGCCCGCCGACGTCGGACGCGGCGACCAGCCGGCTCTGCGCCATCGCCTCCAGCGGCTTCAGCGGGGTGACGAGATCGGTCAGCCGCATCCGCTTGCGCGGATAGGCGAGCACGTCGACCAGGCTGTAATAGCGCTCGACCTCATCGTGCGGCACCCGCCCGACGAAGCGGATCCGGTCCGCCGCGGAGGATGCCGCCGCCTGCGCGCGCAGCGTCGCCTCCATCGGCCCCCCGCCCACCAGCATCAGATGCGCGCGCGGCCGCCGTTCGATCAGCGCCGGCATCGCCGCGATCAGATCGTCGAGCCCCTCGTAATCGTAGAAGCTGCCGATGAAACCGATCACCTCGCCGTCGAGCCCCAGCATCTCGCCCAGCGCGCGGTCACGCGGCGGCGGCGCGCCGAACATCGTCATGTCGACGCCGTTTGGCGATACCATGATGCGCTCGTCGGCGACGCCGCGCGCGATCAGGTCGCGCTTTAGCCCCTCGCAGATCACCGCCACCGCGTCGGCGCGCGCCACCGCCCAGCTCTCCAATGCGCGCGTCAGCCGATAGCGCACCGATCCCTCGCGCCCCGTGCCGTTGCCCACCGCCGCATCCTCCCAGAAAGCGCGGATCTCGTAGAGCAGCGGCAATCCGGTGCGCCGCGCCACCGGCAGCGCCGCCAGCGCGCCCAGCACCGGCGAGTGCGCGTGGATGATGTCGGGGCCGAAGTCCCGCGCCACCGCCGCGATGCGCCGCGCGAACGCCGCCACCTCCGCCATTTCACCGAGCGGCGCGGGCAGCCTGATCGCGGGCGCGGTGCGGTAGAAATCGATCCCGTCGACCCGCTCCGCCGCCGGCGCGTCCACGTGGTAGCGCGGCCCCGTCACCGCCGCGACGTCCCAGCCGCGCGCCTGCTGCGCCTTGACGATCGCGCGCGTGCGAAACGTATAGCCGCTCTGCAGCGGCAACCCGTGATCGAGAACGTGGAGAATGCGCATGCGCATCTCCTGCCACGCCCCCGCTTAACGCGGCGTCAACCGCCCGCGGCTAACACCGGCGCTTCCCAGCAGACAGGCGAGCGCGCGGCCGGCCATGATCGACAATTTCGCCCTCGGGCTAAGCCACGGCCTGCTGCTGCTCGCCGCGTGGCTGTTGATGCGCCGCGATGATCTCCACGTCGAGCCGCGCGCCGACGATGCCGCCACGCCCGCCGGGGGGCATCGCCAGCGTGCGTGATCTCGCGTTCATCGGCTTTCTCGTCGCATTGTTCGGGCTCGGCTTCCGCCGCCCGTTCGTGTTCGTGCTGACCTATGTCTACATCGACATCGTCTCGCCGCAGCGGCTGACCTATTATCTGCTCAATTCGGTGCCGATCTCGCTCATCGCCGCGGGGCTCGCGGTGCTCGCCTGGGCGGTGGTCGACAACAAGGCCGATTCGCGCTTCGCCCCGCGGCAGGGCCTGATCCTGCTGCTGCTGATCTATTGCGGCATCACCACGCGCACCGCCGATTTTCCGGTCGAGGCGGCGGAGAAGTGGGAATGGGTGTGGAAGAACCTCGCCTTCGCGGTTTTTCTGCCGCTCACCCTGCGCACCAAGCTCCGGATCGAGGCGCTGCTGCTCTTCATGGTGCTGTCGGCGAGTTCGATCGTCATCGTCGGCGGGATCAAGACGCTCGCCTCGGGCGGCGGCTACGGCGAACTCAACCTGATGGTCTCGAACAATTCGGGGCTCTACGAAGGCTCGATCATCTCGGCGGTGGCGATCTCGCTGATCCCGATCGTCCTGTGGTTCGCGAAGAACGGCACGGTCTACGTCCCCGATTGGCGCGTGAAGCTGTTCTGTTTCGCGCTCGTCTTCGCCTGCCTGTTGATCCCGGTCGGTACCTCGGCACGCACCGGCCTCCTGTGCATAGGTCTCCTCGCCGTGCTGATGTTGCGCGAGGTGAAGCGCCGCATGTTCTACCTCGGGGGAATCGCGCTGCTCGGGCTCGTCGCGGTGCCCTTCCTCCCGTCGGCATTCAGCGAGCGGATGGGCACGATCAAGACGTACAAGGCGGACGAGAGCGCTTCGACGCGCCTCGCGGTGTGGCAGTGGACGTGGGACTATGCCAAGGATCATCCGTTCGGCGGCGGGTTCGAGGCGTACCGCCAGAACCGCATCCGCTACGATACCGTCCACGTCGCGGGCGAGGGTGCGAGCACCACCGTCAAGCGCAGCCTCACCGTCGACAAGAGCCGCGCCTATCACTCGAGCTATTTCGAGATGCTCGGTGAACAGGGCTATTTCGGTCTCGCGCTATGGCTGCTGATCAACGCGATCGGCGTGATCCGCATGGAGGTGCTGCGCCGGCGCTACCGCAGTGGCGATCTTGCGTGGGCGGGCAGCCTCGCCGGCGCGCTGCAGCACGCGCAGCTTATCTACCTGCTCGGCGGCGCGTTCGTCGGCATCGCCTTCCAGTCGTTCCTCTACATGCTGCTCGGCGCGCAGATCGGTCTCGATACCTATCTGAAGCGCCGCGCCAGCGAGACGTCGTGGCAACCGATGCGACGGCAGCGCCCGGTCCCCGCTACCGCCTAGGCGGCTGCTGCCACCGCCCCCTTGTTGCAAGCGGTTCGCGAAAAGCCGCGTGCGTCAAGCCTTTTGTCGCGCAGGTCCCGCTTCCCGCCTTCCCCCTTACTCTCCGCGCTGCTATCGCCCGCGCAAACGTCTCGCCTTCGCCCGTCCGGGCGCGCCCGCGCGAGGGGCCTTGCCGCCCCCGCCTCCCCGCCGCGCTCCTGGCTGGCCGCATCTTTGGGGAAAGGACCCGCATGACCGCCATCGGCCACGATACCTTGAACGCCCGTCGCACGCTCGACGCCGGCGGCAAGAGCTACGATTATTACGCGCTCGAGGTGGCGGCCGCCAAATACGGCGATATCTCGCGCTTGCCCTTCTCGATGAAGGTGCTGCTCGAGAACATGCTCCGCTTCGAGGACGGCAAGACCGTCACGCCCGAGGACGTGCAGGCGATCATCGACTGGCAGCAGGAGCGCCGTTCGGACCGCGAGATCCAGTATCGCCCCGCGCGCGTGCTGATGCAGGATTTCACGGGCGTGCCGTGCGTCGTCGATCTCGCCGCGATGCGCGACGCGATCACCAAGCTCGGCGGCGACGCGGCCAAGATCAATCCGCAGGTCCCCGTCCACCTCGTCATCGATCACTCGGTGATGGTCGACGAATTCGGCACGCCCAAGGCGTTCGAGGATAACGTCGATCTCGAATATGCGCGTAATTCGGAGCGTTACGAGTTCCTGAAGTGGGGCTCCAAGGCGCTCGACAACTTCAAGGTCGTGCCGCCGGGCACCGGCATCTGTCACCAGGTGAACCTCGAATATGTCGCAAACGCCGTCTGGTCGACGCCCGAGACGGGTGACCATGCGACGGGCGCCACCGCGATCGCCTATCCCGATACGCTCGTCGGCACCGACAGCCACACCACGATGGTCAACGGCCTCGGCGTGCTCGGCTGGGGCGTCGGCGGGATCGAGGCAGAGGCCGCGATGCTCGGGCAGCCGGTCTCGATGCTGATCCCCGAAGTCGTCGGCTTCAAGCTGACGGGCGCGCTGCGCGAGGGCATAACCGCCACCGATCTCGTCCTCACCGTCACGCAGATGCTGCGCGCCAAGGGCGTGGTCGGCCGCTTCGTCGAATTCTACGGCCCGGGCCTCGATCAGATGACGCTCGCCGACCGCGCGACGATCGCCAACATGGCGCCCGAATATGGCGCCACCTGCGGCTTCTTCCCGGTCGATGACAAGACGCTCGATTACATGCGTCTCACCGGCCGCCCGGACGAGGTGATCGCGCTGGTCGAGGCGTACAGCAAGGCGCAGGGCATGTGGCGCCACGCCGACGCGCCCGATCCCGTCTTCACCGACACACTCGAACTCGACATGGCAACCGTCGTGCCCTCGCTCGCCGGCCCCAAGCGCCCGCAGGACAAGGTCAGCCTCGACGCGGTGGACGAGGTGTTCAACAGCGATCTGTTCAAGGTCTACCACAAGGAACAGCCGCTGCGCGTGCCCGTCGAGGGCATGACGCACGACATCGGCGACGGCGACGTCGTGATCGCGGCGATCACCAGCTGCACCAACACGTCTAACCCGTCGGTGCTCGTCGCCGCCGGACTCGTCGCCCGCAAGGCACGCGAGAAGGGTCTGAACCGCAAGCCATGGGTCAAGACCTCGCTCGCGCCGGGCAGCCAAGTCGTCACCGACTATCTCAACAAGGCCGGCCTGACCGAGGATCTCGACGCGATCGGCTTCAACCTCGTCGGCTACGGCTGCACCACCTGCATCGGCAATTCGGGGCCGCTGGCGGCGCCGATCTCCGCCGCGATCAACGGCAACGATCTTGTCGCCGCCTCGGTGCTGTCGGGCAACCGCAACTTCGAGGGCCGCGTTTCGGCCGACGTGCGCGCGAACTTCCTCGCCTCGCCGCCGCTCGTCGTCGCCTATGCGCTGAAGGGCACGGTGACGCAGGACATCACCGAAACCCCGCTCGGCCAGGGATCGGACGGTCAGGACGTGTTCCTCAAGGACGTGTGGCCGACCAACCAGGAAGTCGCCGATGTGATGGCGGCGAACATCGACGACGGCATGTTCCGCGCGCGCTACGGCAACGTCTACGCCGGTGACGAGAAGTGGCGCGGGATCGAGGTCGAGGGGTCGGACACCTACACCTGGCGCGCCGGCTCCACCTATGTCGCCAACCCGCCCTATTTCGAGGGCATGGAGATGACGCCGAAGCCGATCACCGACATTATCGAGGCGAAGCCGCTCGCGATCCTCGGCGATTCGATCACCACCGATCACATCTCGCCCGCCGGTTCGATCAAGGCGGACAGCCCGGCCGGCACCTGGCTGCAGGAGCATCAGGTGTCGAAGCAGGACTTCAACAGCTACGGCGCGCGCCGCGGCCACCACGACGTGATGATGCGCGGCACCTTCGCCAACATCCGCATCAAGAACGAGATGGTGCCGGGGATCGAGGGCGGCATGTCGTCGTACAACGGCGAAGTGATGCCGATCTACGACGCTGCGATGCGCCACAAGGCGGACGGCACGCCGCTCGTCATCGTCGCGGGCAAGGAATATGGCACCGGCTCGTCGCGCGACTGGGCGGCGAAGGGCACCAACCTGCTCGGCGTGCGCGCGGTCATCACCGAGAGCTTCGAGCGTATCCACCGCTCGAACCTTGTCGGCATGGGCGTTCTCCCGCTCCAGTTCGCCGACGGCGTGACGCGGCAGACGCTGAAGCTCGACGGCAGCGAGGCCTTCACGATCGAGGGCGTCGCCAGCCTGCGCCCGCGCCAGACGGTGATGGTCAAGCTCACCCGCGCCGACGGCACGGTCGAGCAGATCGAGACGCGCTGCCGGATCGATACCGTCAATGAGCTCGAATACTTCCTCAACGGCGGCATCCTGCAGTACGTCCTGCGCAATCTCGCCGCCTGACGATCCCTGCCGCCCCGGTGCCTCACGTGCCGGGGCGGCAGCCCGTTTGCGACGTACCGCAGCACAACCTGCCTATCCGCTGACTGAATGTTCCGGTGTTCCCGGCGTATCGTTTGTAAGACTCTGCGAGCATGACGGGACGCAGTCAGCTACTGATCTTCGCACCTGACGGTATCTGCTATCCCGGCACTTCGCGCATCTAGGCAGCGATCACCCACCTGCATCGAGCCGCGCTACGCGGCGAGCGCCCCACCGCCCAACCGCCCCCGGTTCCGGCGCGTTTATCTGAAGATTGCTCATCGCCGCGGTCGGCGGCTGGCCGCAGTCGTACGGTCGACGATCGTCCGCTCAGTCGGCGATGTGTCAGGGCATAGCGACGCGACAAGACCATTGCGCGACAATCACCGATTAGCGACGAACCAAACGCTCACGCGAGGCAGCTTCCGGGGTCAATTAAGAAATAACGCCCAACGTCGTGGCTTACCTAGCTAGCAGCGCACCTTCATCATTCGCCGTACTCAGGCTAGCAATTGCACAGCGCCCGCCTGCCTAGCCGTTGTCATCAGCGATCGGCGCGACGCCGAACCGCGGGATATCCATCGCCGGGCAGCGATCCATTACCACCTTGAGCCCCGCCGCCTCCGCGCGCGCCGCTGCCGCGGGATTGACGACGCCGAGCTGCATCCACACTGATTTCGCGCCCGCCGCGATCGCCGCGTCGACTGCCTCGCCGGCCGCTTCCGATCGGCGGAAGATATCGACCATGTCGATCGGCTCGCCGATCTGCCCGAGATCGCCGAACACATATTCGCCGTGGATATGTTCGCCGGGGATCTGTGGGTTGACCGGGATCACGCGATAGCCGTGCGCCTGCAGCGTCCGCATCACGCCGTAGCTCGGCCGATCCGGGCGGTCCGACGCGCCGACCAGCGCGATCGTCCGCGTCTCCTCAAGCAGCGCCTTGATATCGGCGTCGGCGGTCAGCGGCATCGGTGCGTCCCCCAGCAACTGGTCATTTACGAAACTGGTCCGCTCGTGCCGCCGACTGAACGCGCGGGGCACGACCGGTCGCCCATCAACGCGCTGTTCCCGCTTCGGTTTCCAGCCAGTCGGCGACACGGCGGGCAATTGGGCGGAAGGTCGCATCCGCCGGATCGGCCGCCGGCGGCGTCCCCGCGTCGGACGCGGTACGGATGCCGATCGCCAGCGGCACGCGCCCCAGGAACGGTACCCCAAGGTCGCGCGCCGCCGCCTCCGCGCCACCCTGGCCGAACGGATCGGACACCTCGCCGCAGTGCGGACAGGCATAGCCCGCCATGTTCTCGACCAGCCCGATGATCGGCACGCCCGCCTTGTTGAACAGGTCGATCGCGCGCGTCGCGTCGATCAGCGCCAGGTCCT carries:
- a CDS encoding TIGR04063 family PEP-CTERM/XrtA system glycosyltransferase, translated to MRILHVLDHGLPLQSGYTFRTRAIVKAQQARGWDVAAVTGPRYHVDAPAAERVDGIDFYRTAPAIRLPAPLGEMAEVAAFARRIAAVARDFGPDIIHAHSPVLGALAALPVARRTGLPLLYEIRAFWEDAAVGNGTGREGSVRYRLTRALESWAVARADAVAVICEGLKRDLIARGVADERIMVSPNGVDMTMFGAPPPRDRALGEMLGLDGEVIGFIGSFYDYEGLDDLIAAMPALIERRPRAHLMLVGGGPMEATLRAQAAASSAADRIRFVGRVPHDEVERYYSLVDVLAYPRKRMRLTDLVTPLKPLEAMAQSRLVAASDVGGHRELIRDGETGTLFAADDPAAIAHALAGLLADRSGWAARRERARAFVERERNWSSNIARYEPVYQRLVMAARKGGTWAQRTTVRT
- a CDS encoding putative O-glycosylation ligase, exosortase A system-associated; this encodes MRDLAFIGFLVALFGLGFRRPFVFVLTYVYIDIVSPQRLTYYLLNSVPISLIAAGLAVLAWAVVDNKADSRFAPRQGLILLLLIYCGITTRTADFPVEAAEKWEWVWKNLAFAVFLPLTLRTKLRIEALLLFMVLSASSIVIVGGIKTLASGGGYGELNLMVSNNSGLYEGSIISAVAISLIPIVLWFAKNGTVYVPDWRVKLFCFALVFACLLIPVGTSARTGLLCIGLLAVLMLREVKRRMFYLGGIALLGLVAVPFLPSAFSERMGTIKTYKADESASTRLAVWQWTWDYAKDHPFGGGFEAYRQNRIRYDTVHVAGEGASTTVKRSLTVDKSRAYHSSYFEMLGEQGYFGLALWLLINAIGVIRMEVLRRRYRSGDLAWAGSLAGALQHAQLIYLLGGAFVGIAFQSFLYMLLGAQIGLDTYLKRRASETSWQPMRRQRPVPATA
- the acnA gene encoding aconitate hydratase AcnA, translating into MTAIGHDTLNARRTLDAGGKSYDYYALEVAAAKYGDISRLPFSMKVLLENMLRFEDGKTVTPEDVQAIIDWQQERRSDREIQYRPARVLMQDFTGVPCVVDLAAMRDAITKLGGDAAKINPQVPVHLVIDHSVMVDEFGTPKAFEDNVDLEYARNSERYEFLKWGSKALDNFKVVPPGTGICHQVNLEYVANAVWSTPETGDHATGATAIAYPDTLVGTDSHTTMVNGLGVLGWGVGGIEAEAAMLGQPVSMLIPEVVGFKLTGALREGITATDLVLTVTQMLRAKGVVGRFVEFYGPGLDQMTLADRATIANMAPEYGATCGFFPVDDKTLDYMRLTGRPDEVIALVEAYSKAQGMWRHADAPDPVFTDTLELDMATVVPSLAGPKRPQDKVSLDAVDEVFNSDLFKVYHKEQPLRVPVEGMTHDIGDGDVVIAAITSCTNTSNPSVLVAAGLVARKAREKGLNRKPWVKTSLAPGSQVVTDYLNKAGLTEDLDAIGFNLVGYGCTTCIGNSGPLAAPISAAINGNDLVAASVLSGNRNFEGRVSADVRANFLASPPLVVAYALKGTVTQDITETPLGQGSDGQDVFLKDVWPTNQEVADVMAANIDDGMFRARYGNVYAGDEKWRGIEVEGSDTYTWRAGSTYVANPPYFEGMEMTPKPITDIIEAKPLAILGDSITTDHISPAGSIKADSPAGTWLQEHQVSKQDFNSYGARRGHHDVMMRGTFANIRIKNEMVPGIEGGMSSYNGEVMPIYDAAMRHKADGTPLVIVAGKEYGTGSSRDWAAKGTNLLGVRAVITESFERIHRSNLVGMGVLPLQFADGVTRQTLKLDGSEAFTIEGVASLRPRQTVMVKLTRADGTVEQIETRCRIDTVNELEYFLNGGILQYVLRNLAA
- a CDS encoding CoA-binding protein, which produces MPLTADADIKALLEETRTIALVGASDRPDRPSYGVMRTLQAHGYRVIPVNPQIPGEHIHGEYVFGDLGQIGEPIDMVDIFRRSEAAGEAVDAAIAAGAKSVWMQLGVVNPAAAARAEAAGLKVVMDRCPAMDIPRFGVAPIADDNG